From a single Pempheris klunzingeri isolate RE-2024b chromosome 2, fPemKlu1.hap1, whole genome shotgun sequence genomic region:
- the tmcc1b gene encoding transmembrane and coiled-coil domains protein 1b — MDQGSSEQSPEEPDTGGRAESEVGRRASESEHGLSKITHNALENMGALGHGLKQFFQPQRRRSSVSPHDSASSCAGAPSSEPTDVGSDVGDAPASSALPLDSDNPAASAPPAALSRVLQQIRGAPPMMKRGTSLQSRRSKVGGSADPPQKGSPQIHRRSTHEALLQAGRPRSSSTTDTPSSPALADMLLTSGYHSTEEPDKLDRYDGSGPAVSPNALPYGADGYDVVDSTPDPQRTKQAIAQLQQKILKLTEQIKIEQTARDDNVAEYLKLANNADKQQSARIKQVFEKKNQKSAQTIQQLQRKLEHYHRKLREVEHNGIPRQPKDVFRDMHQGLKDVGAKVTGGLSSFSQATHSAAGAVVSKPREIASLIRNKFGSADNIAALKDSLDETQGDEGVGPGGTRTLGTGQLQSSPKYGSDDDCSSATSGSAGANSTTGAPGGPPSSKGNTLDHTQASGFDAILHEIQELRENQGRLEESFENLKAHYQRDYTMIMEALQEERYRCERLEEQLNDLTELHQNEILNLKQELASMEEKIAYQSYERARDIQEALEACQTRISKMELQQQQQQVVQLEGLENATARTLLGKLINVLLAVMAVLLVFVSTVANCVVPLMKTRSRTLTTLLLVILLAFLWRHWDAISEYLHRFLLHPR, encoded by the exons ATGGATCAGGGTAGTAGTGAACAGAGTCCAGAGGAGCCGGACACAGGAGGCCGAGCGGAGTCGGAGGTCGGCAGGAGGGCGTCGGAGTCAGAGCACGGCTTGTCCAAAATCACCCATAATGCCCTGGAGAACATGGGAGCGTTGGGCCATGGCCTGAAGCAGTTCTTCCAGCCACAGCGCCGACGCTCCTCCGTTTCCCCACATGACTCCGCCTCATCCTGCGCAGGTGCCCCTTCCTCCGAGCCCACTGATGTAGGGTCAGACGTAGGGGACGCTCCTGCCTCCTCGGCCCTCCCTTTGGATTCTGACAACCCTGCCGCTTCCGCCCCTCCCGCAGCTCTGAGTCGTGTTCTGCAGCAGATCCGTGGTGCTCCACCAATGATGAAGCGAGGCACCAGCCTTCAGAGCCGCCGCAGTAAGGTGGGGGGCTCTGCGGATCCTCCCCAGAAAGGTAGCCCACAGATCCACCGGCGCAGCACCCATGAAGCCCTGCTGCAGGCTGGACGCCCACGCTCCTCCTCGACCACCGATACACCCAGCAGCCCAGCcctggctgacatgctgctgaCCTCTGGTTACCACTCAACTGAGGAGCCTGACAAG CTGGACCGTTATGATGGATCGGGCCCTGCCGTGTCACCCAATGCCCTCCCCTATGGTGCAGATGGGTATGATGTAGTTGACAGTACCCCAGACCCCCAGCGAACTAAGCAGGCCATCGCCCAACTACAACAGAAGATCCTCAAGCTCACAGAACAAATCAAAATCGAACAAACTGCACGTGACGACAACGTGGCCGAATACCTGAAACTCGCTAATaatgcagacaaacagcagagtgCACGCATCAAACAGGTGTTTGAGAAGAAGAACCAAAAGTCCGCTCAGACTATCCAGCAActgcagaggaagctggagcATTACCACCGGAAACTTCGAGAGGTGGAGCACAACGGCATCCCTCGCCAGCCCAAAGACGTTTTCCGAGACATGCACCAGGGGCTGAAAGATGTTGGAGCCAAG GTGACAGGGGGCCTCTCCAGTTTCTCTCAAGCCACTCACTCTGCAGCCGGTGCCGTGGTGTCAAAGCCAAGAGAAATCGCCTCTCTCATCCGCAACAAGTTTGGCAGTGCTGATAACATCGCAGCCCTGAAGGACTCGCTGGATGAAACCCAGGGAGATGAAGGTGTTGGTCCCGGCGGAACAAGGACCCTTGGGACAGGACAGTTGCAGTCCAGCCCAAAGTATGGCAGTGATGACGACTGTTCTAGCGCCACTTCTGGCTCTGCAGGAGCCAACAGCACGACCGGAGCCCCTGGAGGCCCCCCGAGCTCCAAGGGCAATACCCTTGATCACACTCAGGCCTCAGGCTTTGATGCCATACTCCATGAGATCCAAGAGCTCCGGGAAAACCAAGGCAGACTGGAGGAATCCTTTGAAAACTTGAAAGCCCATTATCAGCGGGACTATACAATGATCATGGAGGCCCTGCAAGAAGAACGATACAG ATGCGAACGTTTAGAAGAACAGCTCAATGACTTGACAGAGCTTCACCAGAATGAAATTCTGAACCTGAAACAGGAACTAGCCAGCATGGAGGAGAAGATTGCTTACCAGTCTTACGAAAGGGCGAGAGACATTCAG GAGGCGCTGGAGGCATGTCAGACGCGAATCTCGAagatggagctgcagcagcagcaacagcaggtgGTTCAGCTCGAGGGTTTGGAGAACGCCACAGCACGGACTCTACTTGGAAAACTAATCAATGTGCTGCTAGCTGTTATGGCAGTCCTtttggtgtttgtgtccacGGTGGCTAACTGTGTCGTCCCCTTGATGAAAACACGCAGCCGCACGCTTACCACGCTGCTCCTCGTAATCCTCCTCGCCTTCCTCTGGAGGCACTGGGATGCTATTTCAGAGTATCTGCATCGCTTTCTTCTGCACCCCAGATGA
- the LOC139207306 gene encoding transmembrane and coiled-coil domains protein 1-like, which yields MKADTIAALKDLDETQGDEGVGPGGTRTLRTGQLCGSNDDCTSSAALGPGGSPSPMDNTPDHDQASSFDATFHEIQELRENQRRLEECFENLKACHKQEYTVIMEALQEEQYRCERLEEQLSDMTELHQNEIFNLSQELASMEEITYQPYEKAMDVHEALEACQKRLFKMEQQQVVQLEGLENTTARTLLGKLINVLLVVMAVILVFVSTGASCLISLMKTCSCMFFTLLFLLLISLLWRHWDAILEYQHYFFCSQHPEKGGHQ from the exons ATGAAAGCTGATACCATCGCGGCCCTGAAAGACTTGGATGAAACCCAGGGAGATGAGGGTGTTGGCCCTGGGGGAACAAGGACCCTCAGGACAGGGCAGCTGTGTGGCAGTAATGATGACTGCACTAGTAGTGCTGCTCTGGGCCCTGGAGGATCCCCTAGCCCTATGGACAACACCCCTGACCACGACCAGGCCTCAAGCTTTGATGCTACATTCCATGAGATCCAAGAGCTCCGGGAAAACCAAAGACGACTTGAGGAGTGTTTTGAAAACCTAAAAGCCTGCCACAAACAAGAGTACACAGTGATTATGGAGGCCCTACAAGAGGAACAATACAG ATGTGAGCGTTTAGAGGAACAGCTCAGTGACATGACAGAGCTGCAtcagaatgaaatatttaactTGAGCCAGGAACTAGCCAGCATGGAGGAGATTACTTATCAGCCCTATGAAAAAGCAATGGATGTTCAT GAGGCGCTTGAGGCTTGTCAAAAACGTCTCTTcaagatggagcagcagcaggttgtacAGCTTGAAGGTTTGGAGAACACCACAGCACGAACTCTACTTGGAAAACTAATCAATGTGCTCCTAGTTGTTATGGCAGTCATTCTAGTATTCGTGTCCACGGGGGCGAGCTGTCTCATCTCCTTGATGAAAACATGCAGCTGCATGTTTTTCACGCTGCTGTTTCTACTTCTCATCTCCCTCCTCTGGAGGCATTGGGATGCCATTTTAGAGTATCAGCATTACTTTTTCTGTAGTCAACATCCTGAAAAGGGAGGCCATCAATAA
- the h1m gene encoding linker histone H1M — protein MPPKKTAADSADPLVPSSTEAAVDEKTEKKSDAAALRKPAAHPSTAIMVREALKELDSRKGVSSQAIQNYIKQKYPTVDLVRLKHLVRRALKKGIETGTLVRPANSNVTTGAMGKFRLAPKVKETKPKTENTDPNVQKAAKDGAKKPKKAGATKKKEAAGEQAKSQEDSKPPKKSKKDEAAATSKAAPVKKPKAKKAAEKGDGEGASAKTKAAKTTKETKAGKVNQGKAAKADSDAPATKATGKRGKKTTE, from the exons ATGCCTCctaaaaagacagcagcagactcTGCTGACCCGCTTGTCCCGTCCTCCACTGAAGCTGCGGTGGAcgagaaaacagagaaaaagtcag ATGCTGCGGCGCTGCGCAAACCTGCAGCTCACCCTTCCACAGCCATTATGGTGAGAGAAGCGCTTAAAGAGTTGGATTCGCGCAAAGGTGTTTCATCCCAAGCGATTCAGAACTACATTAAACAGAAATATCCCACAGTGGACTTGGTAAGGCTGAAGCACTTGGTCCGTAGAGCCCTGAAAAAAGGAATCGAGACTGGCACGTTGGTCCGGCCTGCAAACTCCAATGTCACTACAGGCGCAATGGGAAAATTTAGG CTGGCACCAAAAGTCAAGGAAACCAAGCCAAAAACTGAGAACACTGATCCCAATGTGCAAAAAGCGGCCAAGGATGGAGCCAAGAAGCCCAAAAAAGCAG GTGCCACTAAGAAGAAAGAGGCTGCTGGTGAACAGGCAAAGTCACAAGAG GACTCAAAGCCTCCCAAAAAGTCTAAGAAAGACGAAGCGGCTGCAACCTCAAAGGCTGCACCAGTGAAGAAGCCCAAAGCTAAGAAGGCTGCAGAGAAGGGGGATGGTGAGGGCGCTTCGGCCAAAACTAAAGCAGCAAAGACCACCAAGGAGACAAAAGCAGGAAAGGTGAACCAGGGCAAGGCTGCTAAAGCAGACAGCGATGCCCCTGCTACTAAAGCAACTGGGAAACGAGGGAAGAAGACCACAGAGTAA